The genomic DNA AACAGATATAGTATTTACCGAGACCGGTTTGAGATTTCTGGATAATAAGCTGATTTCATGGTATGGAGCAAGTGATATAAATTCTGAAACTGCTTTGGATATAATGAAAGAATTTGAACAAAAATACGGGATGAAATTTGAACATATTGAGGAAGGCGGAATCAGCAGATTATTTTATAAGAATAATGACGGAGAGGTATATGTTTTTCTGATGAAGGAAGACTCCTTATACTATTTTACGGTTTACTACAAGGGAGCAGAGGAAATAAGGCTTGAAGCCGTGAAAGAACAGGAAATAAACCGTATTCATCCGGCAGAAAAAGAAAAAATAAGAAAGGATATCTAAGAGAGTTTATGGAAGATTTTTTTGAAAATTTAAATTGAAAAATGGCAGTGCATAATTGTAACGGCCATTTTTTATTTTCCAAATAAAAATTTTTATAAATAAAGTATATTTTGAAATATTCTAAAAAGTGATTTTGAAGCAGAATATTTCGATATTTGATATAAAGTGAAAAAATTAATTAAATAAAATATAAAAAAATGGGTTGACTTTTAATAAAAAGATGGTAAAAATAAATATGAATGAATTTTTTTTCATTCAAATAAAAGCAGAGGAGTGGTTATATGGGAATAAATTATACGGTTATTGTAATTGTAGTAGTTTACTTGATCGCAATGCTTCTTATTGGATGGTATTCGTATACAAAGATATCAAGTAATGAGGATTTTATGGTAGCAGGAAGAAGACTGGGGCCGGTACTTATGGCCGGAACACTTGCAGCTACTGAAATAGGAGGGGGAAGCTCGCTGGGTGTAGTGGAAAAGGCTTACGGCGACTGGGGAATGGGAGCTTCATGGTATATAATTACTATGGCGATAACATTTGGTTTTCTTACTTTTCTTGGTTCAAAATTCAGACAGTCAATGGTCAAAACTGTTCCGGAATATTTCAGAAGAAGATACGGGAGAAGCTCCGGAGCAATCACTTCCGTAATCATGATAATTCCACTTATAGGTCTTACAGCAACACAATTTATAGCATCCTCTACAATTATATCGGTAATGCTGGGAGTAGATTATAAAATAGCAGTTATACTTGTATCAGTAGTGGTAACAATTTATGCAGTCATGGGCGGTCTTTGGAGTGTAACGCTTACAGATTTTGTTCAGGTATTTCTGATTGTATTCGGAATGATGATTGCAATACCGTTTGCATTAAAGACTGTAGGCGGCTGGGATAATGTAGTGGCTACTCTTCCAAAAGAAAAATTTTATATGGTTAACAGCAGTATTAATTCCAAAACTATAATTTCATTAATTGTAATGTATCTGGCATCATTTACCGTAGGGCAGGAAGCTGTGTCAAGATATTATGCAGCAAGGGATGACAAGGCTGCTGTACAGGGTTCGCTTCTTGCAGGACTCATAAATATAATATATGCTTTTATCCCTACAGTTCTGGGTTTAATTACGCTAGCACTGGTGACAAACGGGACAATACCAAAAGATATAATAATGAAAGACGGTCCGAAGTACGCACTGCCGCTTTTGGCCATGCATACAATGCCTTCAGTGGTAATAGGACTTTTATTTGCCGGAATAATATCTGCAACTATGTCAAGTGCCGATTCTGATTTGCTAGGAGCCGGATCAATATTTGGAAATGATATATATAAAATATATATAAAGCCTGATGCAACAAGCAGCGAAGTAATGAGAACCACAAAAATAACAATGCTTGTTATAGGTTTTCTGGCTATGCTAGTAGCACTTATGAATAAAGGTAGTCTGATAAAGCTTCTGACGCTGTCATTTACTTTACGTGCAGCAGGAGCATTTTTCCCGTATGTTATGGGGCATTACTGGAAAAAGGCCTCGGCTGTGGGGACAGTAGCATCATTATTACTGGGTAGTTTCATTACACTATATGTGGAGATAAATAAAATAACAATTTTTGGATTAAAGGAGCCGATAATACCGGGACTGGCAGTCAGCTTTCTGGCATTTTTTATACTGACATTTTTGTTTCCGAATAAAAAGAACAGCACGGAATTAGCCGGAGAAGAAGAGTTTTAATATATAAAAAGCTGTTTTGTATGAATGCTTATGCAGGACAGTTTTTTTATTATTTTTATCAGCTGTTGTAAAATTATATAAAAGGCAGAGTATAGAACTAAAAATACGGTTTTTATCATTACTATGATTTAAAAACCGTATATTATAAAGCTATTTTTTAATTTTGTCCAGTTTTAGCAGAAGGTCTCTTGGATTTTTTAATTCAGATAATCTTTTTAATTTTACATTAGGAAAAGCATTTAGCAATCTTCGTTCATTGAACTTTAATTTACGCGTGTTCAGCTTTAATTCCAAATTTTCCTTTTCATGTATTCTTTTCTCTCTTATTTTTTCTTTAAGCTCATTTTTCTTGTTAATTTCCAGCTCTATAAAATCACTAAAGTGCTGTGATCTGACTTTGAGAGACGACTTTAGATTTTTTGCCTGCCCCTCCAGTTTAGAATGAAAATCTTTAAGGAAATTTTGTAATGAAAACATATTAAGCAGTGAAAATACAGTATCAACGGCCATCAAACATAAAATTGCCGAAGGAATAATTATGCCAAAAGAATTATAGAGCATTTCCACTATTTTGGTAACAAAAGGCTGAATAACCCTGACTACAAGAACACAGCCGATTCCCCAGAAAGCAGAGACAGGCAGGGCTATTCTGCCTTGAATATTAAATGGTACGTTATGATAATCCCACCATGTTGTATGAAAAATTTTTTCCAGAAAGTAAGAAGTAAAAAATTCAAGCAGAGTAACAATAATCGTAGAAAAAATATACAAAAGTATGAGATTATTATGAAATGGTTCTATAAAATATAAAACCATAATAATTCCAAAACCATAGATCGGACAGTATGGTCCGATTAGGAATCCCCGGTATATGAATTTACCGGCTTTTAAGGAGCAGTAAATGGTTTCCCACAGCCATCCCATGACAGAGTAAATAAAGAAGAAAAGAATAACTTCGCTGTAAAATTTTGTCATATTTCACCTCTTGTTTTATTTTTATATTAGCAGGATTTATAATACATTGTCAATAAACATAAAAAAATTATTTTTTTATACATAAATATCTTATTTTAAATAATTCTGGATAAATGATATAATATTTATAAATTTTTATAGTAAAGAAAATTTGCTGAAAAAAGCTGCCGGATAAAATATTAAGGGAGGATAATTATGAGCAGAAAATTTTTACTGATTTTGGGATTAACGGTATTTTTACTATTACTAGCAGGGTGCAACAGCGATAAAACTGATACAGATTCAAATAAAGAAAAAAATATGTCTTCCGAGGATGAATATGAAATTAGGGATATAAGAATGGGAATTAATGATTCGGGAAAATTTACAGTAATTGGAAAGCTTAAAAATAAAGGGATAAAGAAAGAATATACAGAGATTTTGATCCCGTGCTATGATAAAAACGGGGCAGAATTGGAAAAAGCCTTTGACAGTTCTGAAAATATAGATTCAGGCGGGGAATGGAAATTTCATGCTGTATATTCGGGAGATGGTATTCCGGCAGTGTGCAGACCGGAAGAAGTTGAAGTGATCACTTATTAGTATTTGTTTTGTGTCCTGTGGTCAATGTAAGATTATGATGCTGTAAAAAGAATAAATCAGCAAGTGATTATTTTAAGCGGTATAAATTTAGAGTTTTACATATTGACATGGAGTAAGCTCCATATTGTATAATTATGTTATATGAAAGGAGATGCCATGAAGTATTATAAAATAGGCGAGGTTTCTAAAAAAACAGAATTAAGCAGGGATACACTAAGGTATTATGAAAAAATAGGCTTAATAAGACAGCTGGAAAAAGATAGTTCAGGAAGAAAAAAATATTCTGAAGGGGATATAGCATGGATTGAGTTTCTGAAAAGGCTGAAGACTACAAGAATGTCACTGAAGGATATAGGAAGATACGCCGAGCTTAGATATGCCGGAGATCAGACTTCCGGTGAACGTAAAAAACTGCTTGCAAAGCAGCTTGAAAAAATAATAGAGGAAATGGAAAGGCTCACAGAAACAAAGGAAATATTAGTAGAGAAAATAAAAGTATATAATGAGACAGAAAAAAAACAGCAAAAATTAACACAATGATAAGAAAGGTGCGTTCAGCGTCATTTTTGAAATATAAAAAGATTATTATATCAGTATCAAAAATTATGAATAAGACTTTTTTGCTGTAATAAGTCTGTAAATAACTGAAAAATATTGAAAAAATCCTAAAGTTATGATAGAATGTATATTATTTTTAGAGAAAAAATATTATTTTAAAATAAAGTCATAGTGAAAAGGACTCAAAAGCACTTTTGGGTCTTTTTTTGTGGCTAAATTTCTGGTAAAGACATATGGAAAAGATATACAGAAAGGTAATTTTAATGGAAAAATACGGAAAATTAGGCAATGAGAATGTAGTAAAGCTGTTATTTGAATTCTCGGTTCCTGCGGTTATTGCAGGAATGATAGCAGCACTTTATACAGTAATAGACAGAATATTCATAGGGAGATTTGTAGGGGAAATAGAATTTTCCGGAGTATCTGCCACATTTCCCATAATGATTTTTTATATAGCATTTGCTTCATTAATAGGTATAGGGGCAAGTGCAAGCATATCTCTGAATCTCGGAAGAGGGAATAAGAAAAGAGCAGAGCATATTTTGGGAAATGCCTTTTCATGCTTTAATATACTGGGAATATTAATTATAGTATTTAATTATGTTTTTCTAGATCAGATATTACGCGCATTCGGGGTAACGGAAAATACTTTTATACATGCGAAATCTTTTATGATATATCTCATTCCTACATGTTATATGACATTTCTTACATATGGCTTCGCAGGTGTAATAAGGGCAGAAGGAAATCCCAAAACCGCAATGAATATCAATATAGCGGGGGCATTAATTAATATAATTCTGGATCCTCTGTTTATAATAGTATTCAAAATGGGTGTGGCAGGAGCAGCAATAGCTACGCTGATATCAAATCTTGCAGCAGCTTTGCTTGTAATATATCATTTTACTTATTCAAAAAAATCTTCTTTAAAAATAAGAAGAAAGTACTTTAAATTAAACGCAAAAATACTGAATCAGATAGTGAAAATAGGCATTTCACCTTTTATACTGCAGGTTTCATTATGTCTTGTAGGTCTTGCTGCTAATAATATGATAAAAATTTATGGTAATGACTATGATTTTGGAATTTACGGGGTTTTGAATACTTATCTGATAGTTATATTTTCTGTAGTACTTGGAATAAGTCAGGGAGCACAGCCGATAATAGGTTATAATTATGGAATGAAGAATTACAGACGTGTGGAGGAAGCATTATTTAAATCAATGAGCTTTACTACTGTTTTTTCCATATTATGTCTTGTGATAACACTTATTTTTTCAAGAGAATTATCTGGTATATTTGTAAAAGATGAAATAATTATAAACAGAACAGCACCAGCACTAATAATGTTTTTAATGTCTCTGCCTGTATACGGAATTCTGATTATAGGAGTTGATTTCTTTCAGGTAGTGGAGGAGGCTAAAACTTCCAGTATTTTATTCTTTATGAGACATTTTGTACTTGCTCTGGGAACTATGTTTTTACTTCCGGTATTAATAGGAATAAGCGGTGTATGGCTTTCAAGAACAATTTCTGATTTTATTTATCTTCCGGCAGTTCTGTATTGTCAATGGAAGTGGCTGAAAAAACTGAAATTTAAGATAAAGGAACAGCAGCAGAATGTAAAATAAAAATATTATCAGGGAATTTTTATATTAATAACGTCTATTCAAAATCAAGCAGATTGCGATAATATATTTTATTAAATAAAAAAATATAACGAAATTCTAAGATAATAATGCTAGAATGATTATTCAGTATATGACGATGTTATGTACTGAATAATTAATGAAAGGCGGTATAAGATGAAAAAAGGATTATTAGTTTTAGCAGCTGTGACTGTATCGCTGATATGTTATGGGGCAGGTTCAAGAGATACAGGGATACAGCGAAAAAAAGATGCTTTGGAAAGAAAGTATCAAAAGTGTATGAGATACAGCAGATATAAAGAGAACTGTCAGAAGTATCAGGATATCAAGAACAGCATAAAGTAACAGACAGAGAAATTATGTAAAATAAATTTGCATCACAGGAGGAATTATGAGAATTCTATTAATGATATTATTTTTGACACTTTCTGCAACAGTAATATCAAATGTATTCAGCCCGGAAGCGGAAAAGTATCTGGAAGAATATAATTATCTGCCTCAGGACAGTTATTACCAAGGGTATTGCTGCTCACAGGAGCGGGATTTTTAGTTTTTTGCAGGTATTCCACATACAAAATTTTTTTACGCCAGTCTTTGATTTTTAAGACTGGCGTTTTTTAAATAAATAATTACAGATTATTTTTACTAAATACTTAAAATATGATAAAATATATCATTAAAATAAATCTGAAAAGAGGATGATGAAAATAGAGTACAGAATAGATATAAGAAAGTTTTCTGAAAAAGATTTTCAGAAATATTTTCAGCTTGTCAGCAATGAAAAAATCATGTCAATGATAACAGGAAGAGCTCTGCAGCGTGAAGAAGCAGAGGAAAGATACAGAAGACTTCTTAATGGAAATAAGATACATGAAGCTTTCGGAAGCTTTATGATTTTGGAGAAGAAAAGCGGGTGCTTTTTGGGATACGGGAAAATGGTGCTGGATACAGAAAATAAAGCAGAAGCAGAAACAGGATATATGCTGTTTCCTGAATATTGGGGAAGAGGCTATGCTACTGAAATAACAAAGCTGCTCGTGGAAAAAGCTGAAAAAACCGGAATACTGGACAGAGTGACAGCAATTATCGATCCTGAAAATACAGCTTCCAGAAATGTTTTGTTAAAAAACGGCTTTGTTTCTGAAAAAATATGTGATATTGACGGACTTCCGGGTGAAATTCTCTGTAAAAGACTAAAATAGGAAATCAGCCAGCTTTTCTATATGGAAGATAAGTTACATAAAAAATTCTCAGTACAGACATGAAGTTTTTTATGTCCCGTTGGAATAAAGCAGGAAATATGATAAAATTTAAGTACTAAAATACAGATGATTCAAAATAAGAGGTAATTAATATGCTAAACTGTGTAAAAATAAACAGGGAAAATATAATAAAAAATTTAAAAAGAATCAGGAATATGACACCGCTCATATGTGTGGTAAAGGATGATGCTTATGGTCTTGGTATAGAAAATATACTTCCTGTTTTATATAATGAAGGGGAACGGTATTATGCCGTTGCTTTTTTTGAGGAAGCCTCGGAAATAAGAAAAATGTATGAGGATGTAAATATAATTATCCTTAATTATACAGAAGAAGAAAAACTTCATGAGGCAGTAAAGGATAAAATAGAGGTATCGGTTTTCAGTATGCTCCAGCTTCACCGATATATAGAGATTCTAGGGGATAAAATACCGGAACTTGGAATTCATATAAAATTTAATACCGGGATGAAC from Sebaldella termitidis ATCC 33386 includes the following:
- a CDS encoding sodium:solute symporter family protein yields the protein MGINYTVIVIVVVYLIAMLLIGWYSYTKISSNEDFMVAGRRLGPVLMAGTLAATEIGGGSSLGVVEKAYGDWGMGASWYIITMAITFGFLTFLGSKFRQSMVKTVPEYFRRRYGRSSGAITSVIMIIPLIGLTATQFIASSTIISVMLGVDYKIAVILVSVVVTIYAVMGGLWSVTLTDFVQVFLIVFGMMIAIPFALKTVGGWDNVVATLPKEKFYMVNSSINSKTIISLIVMYLASFTVGQEAVSRYYAARDDKAAVQGSLLAGLINIIYAFIPTVLGLITLALVTNGTIPKDIIMKDGPKYALPLLAMHTMPSVVIGLLFAGIISATMSSADSDLLGAGSIFGNDIYKIYIKPDATSSEVMRTTKITMLVIGFLAMLVALMNKGSLIKLLTLSFTLRAAGAFFPYVMGHYWKKASAVGTVASLLLGSFITLYVEINKITIFGLKEPIIPGLAVSFLAFFILTFLFPNKKNSTELAGEEEF
- a CDS encoding putative ABC transporter permease is translated as MTKFYSEVILFFFIYSVMGWLWETIYCSLKAGKFIYRGFLIGPYCPIYGFGIIMVLYFIEPFHNNLILLYIFSTIIVTLLEFFTSYFLEKIFHTTWWDYHNVPFNIQGRIALPVSAFWGIGCVLVVRVIQPFVTKIVEMLYNSFGIIIPSAILCLMAVDTVFSLLNMFSLQNFLKDFHSKLEGQAKNLKSSLKVRSQHFSDFIELEINKKNELKEKIREKRIHEKENLELKLNTRKLKFNERRLLNAFPNVKLKRLSELKNPRDLLLKLDKIKK
- a CDS encoding FxLYD domain-containing protein, which encodes MSRKFLLILGLTVFLLLLAGCNSDKTDTDSNKEKNMSSEDEYEIRDIRMGINDSGKFTVIGKLKNKGIKKEYTEILIPCYDKNGAELEKAFDSSENIDSGGEWKFHAVYSGDGIPAVCRPEEVEVITY
- a CDS encoding MerR family transcriptional regulator → MKYYKIGEVSKKTELSRDTLRYYEKIGLIRQLEKDSSGRKKYSEGDIAWIEFLKRLKTTRMSLKDIGRYAELRYAGDQTSGERKKLLAKQLEKIIEEMERLTETKEILVEKIKVYNETEKKQQKLTQ
- a CDS encoding MATE family efflux transporter, with protein sequence MEKIYRKVILMEKYGKLGNENVVKLLFEFSVPAVIAGMIAALYTVIDRIFIGRFVGEIEFSGVSATFPIMIFYIAFASLIGIGASASISLNLGRGNKKRAEHILGNAFSCFNILGILIIVFNYVFLDQILRAFGVTENTFIHAKSFMIYLIPTCYMTFLTYGFAGVIRAEGNPKTAMNINIAGALINIILDPLFIIVFKMGVAGAAIATLISNLAAALLVIYHFTYSKKSSLKIRRKYFKLNAKILNQIVKIGISPFILQVSLCLVGLAANNMIKIYGNDYDFGIYGVLNTYLIVIFSVVLGISQGAQPIIGYNYGMKNYRRVEEALFKSMSFTTVFSILCLVITLIFSRELSGIFVKDEIIINRTAPALIMFLMSLPVYGILIIGVDFFQVVEEAKTSSILFFMRHFVLALGTMFLLPVLIGISGVWLSRTISDFIYLPAVLYCQWKWLKKLKFKIKEQQQNVK
- a CDS encoding GNAT family N-acetyltransferase; translated protein: MKIEYRIDIRKFSEKDFQKYFQLVSNEKIMSMITGRALQREEAEERYRRLLNGNKIHEAFGSFMILEKKSGCFLGYGKMVLDTENKAEAETGYMLFPEYWGRGYATEITKLLVEKAEKTGILDRVTAIIDPENTASRNVLLKNGFVSEKICDIDGLPGEILCKRLK